Proteins from a genomic interval of Pseudophryne corroboree isolate aPseCor3 chromosome 4, aPseCor3.hap2, whole genome shotgun sequence:
- the LOC134911211 gene encoding uncharacterized protein LOC134911211, which produces MADVDQQGQDQQATITLQLTPVDPSQPIQLQDIPQASMSPQLAQAPPQTQIPDDFWASWTSQQAQSNASLTAHTQHLASLPHHLPRISRNSGRLIVQVGRIATSMEQIRADNNQMLAHLTRIIDEQQRHQQALVQLIQHNQVVNESLSRIVASHTATNTQLNASINNLSNNITLMAAQQVTSSSGTTTPIQTPVTSRVRRSSRARASEPAQSTAPSTHKRKK; this is translated from the coding sequence atggccgacgtggaccagcagggacaagaccaacaggcaaccatcacactgcaacttacacctgttgacccgagccagccaatacagctgcaggatatcccccaagcctccatgagtccacaactggcacaagctccaccccaaacacaaataccagatgacttttgggccagttggacaagccaacaggcccaaagcaatgccagcctgaccgcacatacccaacaccttgccagtctgccccatcatctaccgcgcattagtcgcaactcgggcagactgattgtacaagtaggccgaatcgcaacatcgatggagcaaataagggctgacaacaaccaaatgctggctcatttaacgcgcatcattgatgagcaacagcgccatcagcaggcactcgttcaactcattcagcacaaccaggttgtgaatgagtcgttatcccggattgtagccagccacactgcaaccaacacacaactgaatgctagcattaataatttgagcaacaacataacattgatggcagctcaacaagtgacctccagctctgggaccacgacccctatccaaacgccagtaacctcccgtgttcggcgttcctccagagcacgtgccagtgagccagcacaaagcaccgcacccagcacacacaagcgaaaaaaataa